DNA from Mycobacterium sp. SMC-8:
GCTCCAGGTTGCGGATCTCCCCCGTGCGCACCGGCATCTCGGGCACCACCCGCACTGCCAGCACGTCCTCACGCAGAACCTCGACGACGTCGCCGTGCCGGGTGCGGATCCGCACCACCTCACCGGTGTCTGCGCCGGATTCGATGATGTGGCCGACCACGTCGGACATCGGCCGTTCGGAACCCGTGGGGAGCCGGTAACGCAGGCTGACCCGAGATCCGACCTCAGGCAGCTCGGTCATCGCTCAGTGGCCGAACGGGTCGGGGTCCTCGCCGGGCATCCACGACAGCCCGGGCACGCCCCAGCCGTGATACTTCACCGCCTTCTTGGCCGCGCGGGCGTTGCGGCCGATCAGGCGGTCGAGGTAGAGGAAGCCGTCGAGGTGGCCGGTCTCGTGCTGCAGCATCCGGGCGAACAAGTCGGTGCCCTCGATGGTGATCGGTTGACCGTCGGCGTCCAGTCCCGTCACCCGCGCCCAGTCGGCGCGGCCCGTGGGGAACGACTCGCCGGGCACCGACAGGCAGCCCTCGTCGTCGTCATCCGGGTCAGGCATGGTCTCGGGCACCTCGGACGTTTCCAGCACCGGGTTGACCACCACGCCGCGCCGG
Protein-coding regions in this window:
- a CDS encoding peptide deformylase → MAVRPIRIVGDPVLHTATEPVPVGDDGSLPADLADLITDLYDTMDAAHGVGLAANQIGVNKRVFVYDCADARKKTTRRRGVVVNPVLETSEVPETMPDPDDDDEGCLSVPGESFPTGRADWARVTGLDADGQPITIEGTDLFARMLQHETGHLDGFLYLDRLIGRNARAAKKAVKYHGWGVPGLSWMPGEDPDPFGH